The stretch of DNA GGGAGGGACCTACGGGCTTGCGGCGCTGCGGAAGATCGCCGAACTCGCCGACGCCGGCGCAACCATCGCCGGCCCACGGCCCGAAGCGGCGATCGGGCTGCTGAGCGAAGTGGACCAGCGTGAGTTCGATCGCCTCGTCGCGAAGCTGTGGGACGACACGGGAGCGGTCAGCGACACGACGCCGCGCGAGGTGCTCGCGGAAACGCCCGCCGACTTCGACTTCACGCTCGCCGACGGCGCGGCGAAGGCCGATGAGCGTGGCGACCCGGTGCTCGATTACTTCCATCGCCGCACGGACGGCGCCGAGGTCTACTTCCTCGCCAATCGGACGGCCGAGTCCGTGACGGCGGAGTGTGAGTTCCGCGTCGCCGACGCCGCGCCCGCGATTTGGGACCCGGTGACCGGTGACAGGGCGGCGGCAAAGTCGTACGCGATCGGCGAGCAAACAACCCGCGTGCCGCTGACGCTGGCGCCGGAGCAAGCGTTGTTCGTTGTCTTCCAGGGCGACCGCGCTGAGACGCTATCGCGCAACGACGGCCCGAACCTGCCGGTTGCCGAGTTGGCGGAGGAGCTAACCATGCCGTGGTCGATTCAATTCGACGCCAAGCGAGGCGGCCCCGCCGAGCCAGTAGCGATGGAAACGCTCAGCGACTGGTCGCAGTCGGACGACACCGCCGTCCGCCATTACAGCGGCACGGCGACCTACACGGCCGAGTGGACGCCTTCGACCAAGACTTTGAAGGAGTCGGAGAGCGGGCGGGTGTGGATCGACCTAGGCGACGTGAAGAACGTCGCGTCGGTGCGACTCAATGGCGAGGAGCAGGGCGTCGCCTGGACGCCGCCCTACCGTGTCGAGTTACATGGCCCGCTGCAAGCTGATAACCATCTGGAGATCGAGGTCGTGAACCTCTGGCCCAACCGGCTGATCGGCGACGCGGCCCTGCCCGAGTCGGAGCGGATCACCCGGACCAATATCACGAAGTTCCAGGCCGACACGCCGCTGCTGCCGTCGGGGCTCTTGGGACCGGTTCAAGTGCTGACCGAGGCGCCCGTTGCCCGATAGCGCCCTGTCGTAATTTATTTGGGATTCTCATCAAGTTCGTGGCTAAGGAAGCGGCCCGCAGCGGACATTCCCTCAACGTCGGCCCGTTTCCTCATCCATCCCCTGCCCGCTGGGCGTCCCACAACCGCGGCAATCGTAGGCGGAGGCAGCATGGTGAACCCGGTGGGATTGGGGAGCGACGAAGACCGGCGCAACCGGTTCGCGCTGCTGCTCAGCGAGAATCAAGGGCGGCTGTTCGGCTTCCTGTACTCGCACGTGCTGAACATGGCGGACGCCGAGGACCTGTACCAGCAGGTGGCGATGCTGCTGTGGACCAAGTTTGACCAGTTCGACCATCTCGATCCGGGCAGCGACTTCGGCGCGTGGGGGATGCGGGTCGCCGACTTTACGATCAAGAACTTCCTCCGCGGCAAACGCCGCAGCAAGGTCTGCTTTAGCGACGAAGTGATGCAGCGAATCGTTGAATGCCACCTGTCCTCGCCCGCCACGGTTGTCGCCCGTCGCGCCGAGGCCCTGCGTGGTTGCCTGACAAAGCTGCGTCAGCCCGACCGGACTCTGCTCGAGAAGTGCTACGGCTCTGACACGCCGATCAAGGACGTCGCAGAGGCCGAAGGACGCTCGGCCGGCGCCTTGTACACGACGCTCAACCGGATCCGGCGGGTGTTGCTGGCTTGTATCGAACGGACTCTAAAAGCCGAGGCCACGCTGTGAAGTACGACCGTGTTACCAACGACGCGGCCGACCTCGATCGCCTGCACACGCTCATGGACGCCGCCATGAGCGAAGCGATCACCGACGCCGAACGTATAGAGCTCGAGTCGCTGCTGCTCACGAGTGACGCGGCGCTGGCCGCCTTCGTAAAGCGGTGCCAGCTCGAGACAGCGCTGCACTTCGAGGTGCGTTCGGCCGCGGCCGCTCGGCGGGTCGACGCCGCGATCGCTCAGATGACCACGCCCCACACGTCCGAGGGGGCCGCCGATCGGCGTCGGCGATTTCGCGGAGGAGCCTCCCTCGCCGTCGCCGCCACACTGCTGATCGCGGCGGGTTGGTGGCTGGCCAACGGACGCCTCGCCATCGAAGCGGACCGCCAGCCGAAGCCCGTCGCCCGACTGGAGTCGATCGACGGCGCCGTCTGGCTCGGTGACGAGTACCCGGTCGGCCATCGCTTTGTCGAAGGGGACTCGATCTACCTGTCGCAGGGCGCTGCGCGGATCAGCCTCGCCAGCGGGGTTGAGGTCGCGCTCCGGGCGCCGTGTTTCGTGTCGCTCGACAACGACATGCACGTCCGGCTCGCCGAGGGGGTCGTCACCGCCCAGGTCGCCGAGTGGGCCCACGGCTTCACCATCGCGACGGATTCACTACGAGTGGTTGACCTAGGGACGAAGTTCGCCGTTTCGGCCGACAACCGGGGCTCGACCGAGGCCCACGTCCTCGACGGCCAAGTCCGCGTCCACTCGCCCTCGGCGCCGGTTTCGTCCCGCCAAAGCGTGCTGCTGTCGAAGGGCGAGGCGTTGCGGTTCCAAGGAGCGAGCAAGGTCGCCACGCGGCTAGCGGCGGACCTCGAGCGGTTTGACGCCGACCTCAACGATGTCGCCCCTTACAAGCCAATCCCGTTGTTCAACACGGGCCGCGGGCTCGAAGAGGGCGACGAAGACCCGCACTGGCGGGTCGTCGCGGGGCCCAACTGCCCGCAGTTCTCGGGCCCTCAGTTCGCCGTCGTTTGCAACGCCGACGACCGCTACCTGTCGAACGACCGTGAGCACTCGCAGTGGGTGTCGTTGGTGAACCCGGTGCGGCCTGGGCTGCCTCCCAATGCGACCTTTACGTACCAGACCGAGTTCGACCTGACGGGTTACGACCTGCGGTCGGTGGTGATCGTCGCCCAGGTAATCGCGGACAACGGCGTCCGCTCCGTACGAATCAATGGCGAAGAAGTCCCGGTCGAGTCGTGGATGCTCAACGACGAGGACCAAGTCTTCAACCGCTTCCACGTCATCGAGATCGCTCAAGGCTTTCGCGATGGCGTTAACTTGATCGAGTTCGACATCTGGAACGGCGTGGACCGCACCGCGCCCAGTGCGCCGAACCCGCTGGCGCTGCGCGTCGAGTGGCAGGCGTTCGGTCGGCTCGGCGTTGGATCGATGGTCGGCGCTGCTGTTGCGATGCCGCCTACCGACGACGCCGCTGCCGCAAGCAAGGGATAGCCGAGTACCAACAACGACCGCGCCACGTTCGGCGCGCCTTTTCAATTGCCCGACGCCCACGCATCGGGGCCTATTCACAACGACAGCTTTTCCAACGTACCGGCCCAGGCGGCCATCCCCCACTCGCCGCGCAGTCGCTCACACCTGCGCGACACTGCGAAGAATCACGACCCCACCCCCCATCGAGACCGGCGCCCCGCCCGAGCGGTCGGCGTCGAGACGAACTTAGGAGCCACCCCTCATGACATCCTTCTTTTCAATGAAGACGTTGCTGGTTCAAGCCGCTCTAGTCACTTGTGCTTGCACGTTCTTGAACGGACGCGTCGAAGCCGGACCGCTGGGTTTGATCGACAACTTCAGCGGCGACCTCTCGGCCTACACCGCGACACGCATCCTCAAGGCGACGCCTGCGGCCAATGACAATGTCGGCCAGTGGGAGATCGCGGGCGGCGCCCTGCAGTTCAACACCACGACCTACGCAGGCATTGAACAGTACGCGCTGACCCGCACGGATTTCACGCTGCAACTGGGCGAGGAGCTACGCGTCGATTACCTCGGGAGCAACCTCGACTCGCAAGATATCGGCCTCTATGTCGGCGCCGGTACGCCGACCTCTGACGTCCGCGCCGACTACGTCAACATCTACGCGCGGAACAACGGCCAGGTTTTCTCGCGCGGGTTTGATGGGACTACCGAGCTCAGCCTGTCCGGTGGCGCGACGCCGACCGGTTTGGAGAGCCTGTACATCACACGGCTGACGAGCGACACGTTCGAGCTCGGCTACTACTCCGACGGCGGCAACCGCAACCTGATGGCCACGCGGACGATCAGCGACGGCAACTCGGCGGGCATCGGTAGTTCGGTCGGCTTTTACGCCGACATCCGCGGAGCTGGCATCCGCGGCAGCGTGGACAATCTACGGATTGTTCCCGCCCCCGTCGCCGGCGACGTCAACGGCGACGGCGTTGTCGATGGAGTGGACTTTGGCTTTATCCGCGA from Botrimarina mediterranea encodes:
- a CDS encoding FecR domain-containing protein encodes the protein MKYDRVTNDAADLDRLHTLMDAAMSEAITDAERIELESLLLTSDAALAAFVKRCQLETALHFEVRSAAAARRVDAAIAQMTTPHTSEGAADRRRRFRGGASLAVAATLLIAAGWWLANGRLAIEADRQPKPVARLESIDGAVWLGDEYPVGHRFVEGDSIYLSQGAARISLASGVEVALRAPCFVSLDNDMHVRLAEGVVTAQVAEWAHGFTIATDSLRVVDLGTKFAVSADNRGSTEAHVLDGQVRVHSPSAPVSSRQSVLLSKGEALRFQGASKVATRLAADLERFDADLNDVAPYKPIPLFNTGRGLEEGDEDPHWRVVAGPNCPQFSGPQFAVVCNADDRYLSNDREHSQWVSLVNPVRPGLPPNATFTYQTEFDLTGYDLRSVVIVAQVIADNGVRSVRINGEEVPVESWMLNDEDQVFNRFHVIEIAQGFRDGVNLIEFDIWNGVDRTAPSAPNPLALRVEWQAFGRLGVGSMVGAAVAMPPTDDAAAASKG
- a CDS encoding sigma-70 family RNA polymerase sigma factor, which translates into the protein MVNPVGLGSDEDRRNRFALLLSENQGRLFGFLYSHVLNMADAEDLYQQVAMLLWTKFDQFDHLDPGSDFGAWGMRVADFTIKNFLRGKRRSKVCFSDEVMQRIVECHLSSPATVVARRAEALRGCLTKLRQPDRTLLEKCYGSDTPIKDVAEAEGRSAGALYTTLNRIRRVLLACIERTLKAEATL